A window of Ptychodera flava strain L36383 chromosome 1, AS_Pfla_20210202, whole genome shotgun sequence contains these coding sequences:
- the LOC139145341 gene encoding uncharacterized protein, which translates to MDSIRATGVTTVQYVGKSMAVDQSDSSDEDETVITEDNMASATPTVTTTPSSTVATNNASTQAAATSSTYGTGTEAGIEQVPSLQSRIFIIFDLEGTGGNTHRDSIIEIGASAYIPHRIQHLETPLEFSTLVKTSAKIKSIVAMKTGISQGMLQGKPKLSTALPSFLDWVATLVQEVQEKLQRTIYPVMVAHNGYAYDYPLLFKEVHVRGMTDLIVARMKDCNLHFADH; encoded by the exons ATGGACAGTATTAGAGCCACTGGTGTGACAACTGTTCAATATGTGGGCAAAAGTATGGCTGTTGATCAGAGTGACAGCAGTGATGAGGATGAGACTGTCATCACTGAAGACAACATGGCTTCAGCAACACCTACTGTCACAACCACTCCATCTAGTACAGTTGCTACCAACAACGCCAGTACTCAAGCTGCAGCAACTTCATCTACCTATGGTACTGGGACTGAAGCTGGAATTGAACAAGTACCCTCTTTGCAATCAAGGATATTTATTATCTTTGATTTAGAGGGTACTGGTGGAAACACACACAGAGATAGTATCATAGAGATTGGTGCCAGTGCATACATACCCCACAGAATCCAGCATCTGGAAACTCCTCTAGAGTTTTCAACTCTTGTTAAGACTTCTGCAAAGATCAAATCAATAG TTGCAATGAAGACAGGTATTTCCCAGGGAATGTTACAGGGCAAACCAAAACTATCCACGGCACTACCATCCTTCTTAGATTGGGTGGCCACCCTTGTACAGGAAgtacaggaaaaattacaacgcACAATTTATCCAG TAATGGTAGCCCATAATGGTTATGCTTATGACTATCCTCTACTTTTCAAAGAAGTCCATGTAAGAGGAATGACAGACTTAATTGTAGCCAGGATGAAAGACTGTAATTTGCATTTTGCTGATCACTGA